A window of Roseobacter fucihabitans genomic DNA:
GCACTGGCGCGCGTGGCTCGCTTGAACCTAAAGACGCCTCCGCGCGCGAGGCTCTGACGGGGCGTGAACAGACGATCCTGTTGCAATTGGCGCAAGGAAAATCCAACAAGGATGTCGCCCTTGCTCTGGAAATTTCGGTCCGCACGGTCGAAACTCATCGCAAAAATATTAAGCGCAAACTGGGGATTTCCAGCACCGCCGGTCTGACGCGATATGCGCTGGAACACGGGGTTTTGCAGGGCACTGGCGCGCGGTTCTGAAATCCGGTTTCAGGGGTACATAAGTAAGACGTTTTCTTTGCGCAAAAGCCCGCGAAAAAACGCGGCTGGGATGCGACGTTCAATATTTTTTTAAACGCGGTTTCTTAAGATTGCCGCCATGAACACACAAAGCCCCATAAAGAGGTTGTCGCAAGATTTCGGACCAGTCGTTAAGGTGGATTAATTTGTGAAAGAAGTGATCCCAAATGACGAAACGAAAGAATTATTCGCCCGATTTCAAAGCTAAGGTTGCGCTTGAAGCAATTCGCGAGGAGATGACGTTGGCGGAGCTGTCCAAGAAATATGGCATTCACCCGACGCAGATTGGGACATGGAAATGCGCGGCGATAGAGAACCTGGCGACGGCCTTTACGCGCCGAGGGTCCGTCGCTGAGCAGGTGCAGCCCCAGAACAGGTGAGCATTGCGGACGTCGACAAGTTGCATTCTGTCAACCGGCAGGTGATTGCCTGCAATCACTGAGAGGGGAAGATCGGCCAGCTGGTGGTGGAGCGGGATTTTTTGGCCCCCTCCCGGCAGCATGCTGCGCATGCGCCTGTCGGGCAGTGGATGCCTCGCATCAGTTGCTCGGGACGCGAGGCAAAAATGGTGAGTAAGGAGCACAAGCTGAGTGTACGCCGTCAATGCAAGCTGCTGACGCTGACCCGATCCCACTTGTACTATGAACCGAAGGGGGAGAGCGCTGAGAACCTACGGTTCATGGAAATCATTCACTGCCCGGCAGGGTTATGCGAAGCATGATCCCGAGAGGGGATAAGCAATTCCTCGAAACGCCATGGTAGGGGTCACGTCAAATGGCGCGGTGCATGCAACGCAACAACCACAAATGCGGTCGCCATTGCGTGCGCCCTCTCATGCGGCTCATGCGTTTGGTCCCGATCTATCAGGAACCCAACACGAGCAAGAAACATCCCCAGCATAAGATCTGGCCGTATTTGCTTAGGAAAGCCGTGATCGACCGCCCGAACCAGGTATGGTGTGCTGACATTACCTACATCCCGATGCGGCGTGGCTTTCTGTATCTGGTGGCAATCATGGATTGGTACAGTCGCAAAGCCCTTGCTTGGCGGTTGTCCAACAGCATGGACGCGGACTTCTGCGTTGAAGCCTTGAAAGAGGCACTGGCAAAGCACGGCAGGCCAGAGATATTTAATACGGACCAAGGCAGCCAATTTACCAGTGGTGCTTGGATCGACGTGCTCACGGATGCAAAGATCAAGATCAGCATGCCTCTCGTGACATTGCTACGCAATGCACTGACGGTAATAGATGGCAAAGCTGCCTGGCGGGACAATCGCATGATTGAAAGGCTTTGGCGATCACTGAAATACGAATGCGTCTACCTGAACGCCTTTGAGGCGGGTTCAGAAATGCGGGCGGGGATCAGCAAATGGCTGACCTATTACAACTCTGAGCGCCCACATTCGACCCGCGGCATATTGACCCCCAATGAGGCCTATGTCAGCAAAACAGAACCAATGAGATTGGCAGCCTAAATGAAACCCTGATCCATCTTAACAAGGCTGCAAACTGGTCGGAAAAGTAAGACCAACTCTTAACGATGCCTGATGCATCGGCCATCGACAAATTGCCTTACCGCGTGGGGATTGATCAGGTTGCGACTCTTCGGGCTTTTGGTCGGGCGTATTGCGTTGAACTGCTGTTTGCTGTTGAGCAATCCGACACAAGAGGCGCGTGAAAAGCTTGCTCAGGTGCTGCAACAGCAAGCCAAGACTCTGCGCAGCACACTGGACGTGCTAAATGGCAAGGACACTCTGACCAATCTACCCGAGGAACTGAGCGCCTGGCTGGCGCAAATCGGCAAGACGCAGGACACCCATATTCGGGTGATCACCAGGATGGCAGAACAGACCGACATCTTGATTGAGGCCGTCCAGAGCGAAGATGATTCGGCCCAAAGACTGCTGCAAACCTATATTGCGTTTGGCCAGGGCGCGTTTTTTGCAGCGGTCACGACCCTGACGGATCACATCTGGGTTCAGATCGAAACCGGTCGCAGCATGCAGCTAGAGATTGCGATGAAATCCGCGACCCGTCCGGGCGAAGGGTTAACCGCCTTGATCGGATCAGGAAATACGTCCGCTCGATGTCGATAAACGCCTCCATGGAGGCCTCCCGCGCGGGCGAGGCCGGCAAAGGACTTGCGATTATCGCGCAGGAATTCAAAACACTGGCCGAAGAAGTACAACAACTGACCTCCTCGGCCCGCGAGGACATTCAAAACATCTAAGCGTCAAGATAGTAGAAAACCAAGTGAATCGCGGAGATATTTTCCATATATTTTACTACACACCCCTGTGACGCAAGTTAATGACAAAAAAAATCACCCCTGCGACATTTATTTCTCTTTCTTGCTGCTTGACGCCACCTTGCCAGACACATAATGTCTCGCGAGCACAAGGGAGCCTTTTGGTAATGACACCAGTTGTCGTCATTCTAGGAAACACGCGCATGGGCCGGTAACGGTAGACCATAGTCTGACCCATGCGCCCCCGCCAGAACGGGGGCTTTTTTTTGCGCAAACGCTGGCACTGGCCCCACGCGGCCCGACACGGAGAAGAACGATATGAAACGGCAAATGTCCGGAGCAAAAATGATTGTCCAAGCCTTGATTGATCAAGGCGTGGATACCGTCTTTGGGTATCCCGGAGGGGCCGTGCTACCGATTTACGACGAAATCTTTCAGCAAAATGCCATTCGCCACATTCTGGTGCGCCATGAACAGGG
This region includes:
- a CDS encoding transposase, which translates into the protein MTKRKNYSPDFKAKVALEAIREEMTLAELSKKYGIHPTQIGTWKCAAIENLATAFTRRGSVAEQVQPQNR
- a CDS encoding methyl-accepting chemotaxis protein, yielding MSINASMEASRAGEAGKGLAIIAQEFKTLAEEVQQLTSSAREDIQNI